TTTACAAATTGGTATGATCCTACTTTTCTCATATTGTGAGGGCATATAGGTAGACTGGTAGAACATGTGACTGTGTTGGCAAAACAAACATCCAAGGCACTTCAGCAGTAAATAAAATGAACTTCGGCACACTCCCTTTGATGATTCCAAATTTTTCAAAAGAGGTGACAGTCAAGAGGTGATCCAaaaacgtgttttttttttttttttccatggtCACAATGTTAGGCCATCGATCATTAATATAATATCCAAGGCCTTTGAAAAGTTAGGTTTCTTATAATAATACCCGAAGGAAACTAGAAAAAATTTAGCATGCCTTTGAAAACTTCATATGTTTGCTAAATACCGTACCAGACGAACTTTCCTAGCAATTAAGCAGCAACTACTTAATATATGTCGTGTGTGACTCACTTTTCTTCACATCAATGTTTTTAGCGTCCCTTTAAACCTCCAAAACTGCCATTGCATGCATTCCCTTCCCATTCCCAATATGGATCTCAGCAACCTTAGAACTCTTTGGTTTCTCTCAATGGTTCCTTGTTGCTTACTCTTCCATCTTCCTTTACATCATGCTCTATCATTCAAGTACCCTAATTTTACCGATAGCAGCAGGCTGATATTCAGTGGCACTGCCGCCATCCAAAATGGAGCTCTATCCCTCACCAGTAACCCCAATAACAATACCGCAGCCGGCCGAGCTGTATATTTTGAACAGCTTCATCTTTATGACCCGATTACAGGTAATTCCACGGACTTCACTactaaattttcatttaaaatatcaaCTGTTACTTCACCAGGTCAAGATGGGCTCGCCTTTTTCCTTGCTCCCAACGGTTCTCTTCTCCCGGATGATGCATCAGGAGGATGCCTTGCCCTTTTTAGAAAGTGTGACAATTTCACCATCCCAAGAAAAGAATTAGTTGCTGTCGAGTTCGACACCTTTAAGAATACATGGGATGAAACCGATGAACATGTCGGTATCAACATCAATTCCATCAAATCAGAATCGACAGGAAATTTGAGCCGAAGTATGAAAAATGGAATAAGAGTAGATGCAATAATCCGTTACAATTCTAAAGCCAATGATTTAAACGTATACTGGTCTTTCCCTGACGACCCATTTGCCAGCCTTTCACATCATGTTAACCTGAAAGCATTTTTGCCGGAATGGGTATCCATTGGCTTTGCGGCGGGATCAGCCTATTACTTTGAGACGCATGAAATCCTTACATGGGAATTTACAACGGAGTTATTACCAGTTCCAGAGACTCCGGACAGTCCTAGTAGTACTTCTTTTAGTGCTGGATTAATTGTCGCTTGTGTAATTGGTGGGTTACTTTTAGCCTGTGGAATAGTTTGGGTGTTGGTGTTCGTTTGGAGAAAAAGGACTAAAGGAAAGGGAAAAGAGGGTGTAAAGAATGTTGATCCCATGGAACGAGAGATTGAACATACAGGACCTAAGAGGTTCTCTTATGATGAGCTTGTTCGTGCCAC
The sequence above is drawn from the Alnus glutinosa chromosome 11, dhAlnGlut1.1, whole genome shotgun sequence genome and encodes:
- the LOC133882386 gene encoding L-type lectin-domain containing receptor kinase IX.1-like, which gives rise to MHSLPIPNMDLSNLRTLWFLSMVPCCLLFHLPLHHALSFKYPNFTDSSRLIFSGTAAIQNGALSLTSNPNNNTAAGRAVYFEQLHLYDPITGNSTDFTTKFSFKISTVTSPGQDGLAFFLAPNGSLLPDDASGGCLALFRKCDNFTIPRKELVAVEFDTFKNTWDETDEHVGININSIKSESTGNLSRSMKNGIRVDAIIRYNSKANDLNVYWSFPDDPFASLSHHVNLKAFLPEWVSIGFAAGSAYYFETHEILTWEFTTELLPVPETPDSPSSTSFSAGLIVACVIGGLLLACGIVWVLVFVWRKRTKGKGKEGVKNVDPMEREIEHTGPKRFSYDELVRATNDFAEEGKLGEGGFGGVYKGFLSDLQQFVAVKKVSRPSDQGKKAYTTEIKIISVLRHKNMVQLIGWCHEKGALLLVYEFMPNGSLDFHLFGGRTLLNWEVRYKIALGLASALLYLHEESGQYVVHRDIKSSNIMLDSDFNAKLGDFGLARLMDEEAGVKTTGLAGTWGYIAPEYASTGKATKGSDVFSFGVVVLEIACGRRSTEAKYEGPHVPIAGWVWEAYGNERLQKAVDSKLLEFDMKQMECMMIVGLWCAHPDQSLRPSIRQAIQVLNFDAPLPNLPKKMPVANYNVPVDVRLESTDSAPATMSLSSINIGR